A window of Rhododendron vialii isolate Sample 1 chromosome 13a, ASM3025357v1 contains these coding sequences:
- the LOC131312466 gene encoding F-box/LRR-repeat protein At4g14103-like isoform X1 — protein MDFPVQWRGRRGLDQVEERRSREKEKRGKKNKNGRETMTSLSKHVNTGDGEDRISSLPDSLLIHILSLIPTKYAVRTSILSLRWKDLWAFVPSLDFNEWLSAKIVPDNDLSFMNFVDRVLLLHKLPSIEKIAVRGHSGIAVSRLREWIRVAIMRHIQAIDIQMFADCPLSLPSELFTCKTLIQLSLGKELEFDTPLSSVWLPNLKDLDVSLDYPGNDITQKLFSNCPMLEDLYIRANMENEKDIVLNVCARALKTLELKLVAFLDFEQLDWGLVLSRNKIIINAPVLEDLIVFDDYLPCYSLENLSSLVSAYINVGHWCMPVVGMKVHGNQLFKILEGITNVKFLTLHTATMGVLDYADDIKLPLFRNLIHLELIVPGDFSWRRLPDLLCSAPNLGTLVMWKDLPNEEGDYYCDFSWVEPQKAPSCLLSHLENLTIMRFDGEDHELELLKYFLENGKVLKKVLIGCCHLTPEQKTNFLEKAGQFQRVSKTCQIEHSDSPDGFEML, from the exons ATGGATTTCCCGGTGCAATGGAGGGGACGGCGAGGCTTGGATCAAGTGGAGGAAAGAAGAAGCAGAGAGAAGGAGAAAAGAGGGAAGAAGAATAAGAATGGCAGAG AAACCATGACTTCATTGTCAAAGCATGTCAACACTGGAGATGGAGAAGATAGAATAAGCAGCTTGCCAGATTCACTTCTTATCCACATTCTCTCGTTGATTCCAACCAAATATGCGGTCAGAACCAGCATTCTATCGTTAAGATGGAAGGATTTGTGGGCTTTTGTCCCGAGTCTTGACTTTAATGAATGGTTGAGTGCAAAGATCGTTCCTGATAATGACTTAAGTTTCATGAATTTTGTTGATCGTGTACTTCTCCTCCACAAATTGCCATCTATAGAAAAAATTGCTGTCAGAGGTCATTCAGGAATTGCAGTATCTCGTTTGCGTGAGTGGATAAGAGTTGCCATTATGCGCCACATTCAAGCGATTGATATTCAAATGTTTGCAGATTGCCCTCTTAGCTTGCCCTCGGAACTCTTCACTTGCAAGACACTGATACAGTTAAGCCTTGGAAAAGAACTTGAGTTTGATACGCCCTTAAGCTCTGTTTGGTTGCCAAATCTCAAGGACCTTGATGTTTCACTTGATTATCCGGGCAATGACATAACACAGAAGCTCTTTAGTAACTGCCCCATGCTTGAGGATTTGTACATTAGAGCCAACATGGAGAATGAGAAAGATATTGTTCTTAATGTATGTGCACGTGCTTTGAAGACGTTAGAGTTAAAATTGGTTGCATTTCTGGATTTCGAGCAGTTAGATTGGGGGCTTGTGCTCTCTAGAAACAAGATTATCATTAATGCACCGGTTCTTGAAGACCTGATTGTTTTTGATGACTATTTGCCTTGTTATTCTCTGGAGAACCTATCCTCCTTAGTTTCAGCTTATATAAATGTTGGACACTGGTGTATGCCAGTTGTTGGAATGAAGGTACATGGTAATCAACTATTCAAGATTCTGGAAGGAATCACAAATGTCAAGTTTCTTACTCTACATACAGCAACTATGGGG GTTCTGGACTATGCTGATGATATTAAGCTGCCTCTTTTCCGGAATTTGATCCATTTGGAGCTCATTGTTCCCGGTGATTTTTCTTGGAGACGGCTACCAGACTTGCTCTGTAGCGCTCCTAATCTAGGTACTCTGGTAATGTGGAAG GATCTTCCAAATGAAGAAGGTGATTATTACTGTGACTTCAGCTGGGTTGAACCACAAAAGGCGCCAAGTTGTTTATTGTCACACCTTGAAAACTTAACAATTATGCGATTTGATGGAGAAGACCATGAGCTGGAGCTGCTAAAGTATTTTCTGGAAAATGGCAAAGTGTTGAAAAAGGTGCTAATTGGTTGTTGCCATTTAACTCCTGAGCAAAAAACTAACTTCCTCGAGAAGGCAGGACAGTTCCAGAGGGTTTCAAAAACTTGCCAAATTGAACACAGCGATTCGCCAGATGGTTTTGAGATGTTGTGA
- the LOC131312466 gene encoding F-box/LRR-repeat protein At4g14103-like isoform X4, protein MTSLSKHVNTGDGEDRISSLPDSLLIHILSLIPTKYAVRTSILSLRWKDLWAFVPSLDFNEWLSAKIVPDNDLSFMNFVDRVLLLHKLPSIEKIAVRGHSGIAVSRLREWIRVAIMRHIQAIDIQMFADCPLSLPSELFTCKTLIQLSLGKELEFDTPLSSVWLPNLKDLDVSLDYPGNDITQKLFSNCPMLEDLYIRANMENEKDIVLNVCARALKTLELKLVAFLDFEQLDWGLVLSRNKIIINAPVLEDLIVFDDYLPCYSLENLSSLVSAYINVGHWCMPVVGMKVHGNQLFKILEGITNVKFLTLHTATMGVLDYADDIKLPLFRNLIHLELIVPGDFSWRRLPDLLCSAPNLGTLVMWKDLPNEEGDYYCDFSWVEPQKAPSCLLSHLENLTIMRFDGEDHELELLKYFLENGKVLKKVLIGCCHLTPEQKTNFLEKAGQFQRVSKTCQIEHSDSPDGFEML, encoded by the exons ATGACTTCATTGTCAAAGCATGTCAACACTGGAGATGGAGAAGATAGAATAAGCAGCTTGCCAGATTCACTTCTTATCCACATTCTCTCGTTGATTCCAACCAAATATGCGGTCAGAACCAGCATTCTATCGTTAAGATGGAAGGATTTGTGGGCTTTTGTCCCGAGTCTTGACTTTAATGAATGGTTGAGTGCAAAGATCGTTCCTGATAATGACTTAAGTTTCATGAATTTTGTTGATCGTGTACTTCTCCTCCACAAATTGCCATCTATAGAAAAAATTGCTGTCAGAGGTCATTCAGGAATTGCAGTATCTCGTTTGCGTGAGTGGATAAGAGTTGCCATTATGCGCCACATTCAAGCGATTGATATTCAAATGTTTGCAGATTGCCCTCTTAGCTTGCCCTCGGAACTCTTCACTTGCAAGACACTGATACAGTTAAGCCTTGGAAAAGAACTTGAGTTTGATACGCCCTTAAGCTCTGTTTGGTTGCCAAATCTCAAGGACCTTGATGTTTCACTTGATTATCCGGGCAATGACATAACACAGAAGCTCTTTAGTAACTGCCCCATGCTTGAGGATTTGTACATTAGAGCCAACATGGAGAATGAGAAAGATATTGTTCTTAATGTATGTGCACGTGCTTTGAAGACGTTAGAGTTAAAATTGGTTGCATTTCTGGATTTCGAGCAGTTAGATTGGGGGCTTGTGCTCTCTAGAAACAAGATTATCATTAATGCACCGGTTCTTGAAGACCTGATTGTTTTTGATGACTATTTGCCTTGTTATTCTCTGGAGAACCTATCCTCCTTAGTTTCAGCTTATATAAATGTTGGACACTGGTGTATGCCAGTTGTTGGAATGAAGGTACATGGTAATCAACTATTCAAGATTCTGGAAGGAATCACAAATGTCAAGTTTCTTACTCTACATACAGCAACTATGGGG GTTCTGGACTATGCTGATGATATTAAGCTGCCTCTTTTCCGGAATTTGATCCATTTGGAGCTCATTGTTCCCGGTGATTTTTCTTGGAGACGGCTACCAGACTTGCTCTGTAGCGCTCCTAATCTAGGTACTCTGGTAATGTGGAAG GATCTTCCAAATGAAGAAGGTGATTATTACTGTGACTTCAGCTGGGTTGAACCACAAAAGGCGCCAAGTTGTTTATTGTCACACCTTGAAAACTTAACAATTATGCGATTTGATGGAGAAGACCATGAGCTGGAGCTGCTAAAGTATTTTCTGGAAAATGGCAAAGTGTTGAAAAAGGTGCTAATTGGTTGTTGCCATTTAACTCCTGAGCAAAAAACTAACTTCCTCGAGAAGGCAGGACAGTTCCAGAGGGTTTCAAAAACTTGCCAAATTGAACACAGCGATTCGCCAGATGGTTTTGAGATGTTGTGA
- the LOC131312466 gene encoding F-box/LRR-repeat protein At4g14103-like isoform X2, protein MFSFLFCKSTIETMTSLSKHVNTGDGEDRISSLPDSLLIHILSLIPTKYAVRTSILSLRWKDLWAFVPSLDFNEWLSAKIVPDNDLSFMNFVDRVLLLHKLPSIEKIAVRGHSGIAVSRLREWIRVAIMRHIQAIDIQMFADCPLSLPSELFTCKTLIQLSLGKELEFDTPLSSVWLPNLKDLDVSLDYPGNDITQKLFSNCPMLEDLYIRANMENEKDIVLNVCARALKTLELKLVAFLDFEQLDWGLVLSRNKIIINAPVLEDLIVFDDYLPCYSLENLSSLVSAYINVGHWCMPVVGMKVHGNQLFKILEGITNVKFLTLHTATMGVLDYADDIKLPLFRNLIHLELIVPGDFSWRRLPDLLCSAPNLGTLVMWKDLPNEEGDYYCDFSWVEPQKAPSCLLSHLENLTIMRFDGEDHELELLKYFLENGKVLKKVLIGCCHLTPEQKTNFLEKAGQFQRVSKTCQIEHSDSPDGFEML, encoded by the exons ATGTTCTCCTTTCTATTTTGTAAAAGCACCATAGAAACCATGACTTCATTGTCAAAGCATGTCAACACTGGAGATGGAGAAGATAGAATAAGCAGCTTGCCAGATTCACTTCTTATCCACATTCTCTCGTTGATTCCAACCAAATATGCGGTCAGAACCAGCATTCTATCGTTAAGATGGAAGGATTTGTGGGCTTTTGTCCCGAGTCTTGACTTTAATGAATGGTTGAGTGCAAAGATCGTTCCTGATAATGACTTAAGTTTCATGAATTTTGTTGATCGTGTACTTCTCCTCCACAAATTGCCATCTATAGAAAAAATTGCTGTCAGAGGTCATTCAGGAATTGCAGTATCTCGTTTGCGTGAGTGGATAAGAGTTGCCATTATGCGCCACATTCAAGCGATTGATATTCAAATGTTTGCAGATTGCCCTCTTAGCTTGCCCTCGGAACTCTTCACTTGCAAGACACTGATACAGTTAAGCCTTGGAAAAGAACTTGAGTTTGATACGCCCTTAAGCTCTGTTTGGTTGCCAAATCTCAAGGACCTTGATGTTTCACTTGATTATCCGGGCAATGACATAACACAGAAGCTCTTTAGTAACTGCCCCATGCTTGAGGATTTGTACATTAGAGCCAACATGGAGAATGAGAAAGATATTGTTCTTAATGTATGTGCACGTGCTTTGAAGACGTTAGAGTTAAAATTGGTTGCATTTCTGGATTTCGAGCAGTTAGATTGGGGGCTTGTGCTCTCTAGAAACAAGATTATCATTAATGCACCGGTTCTTGAAGACCTGATTGTTTTTGATGACTATTTGCCTTGTTATTCTCTGGAGAACCTATCCTCCTTAGTTTCAGCTTATATAAATGTTGGACACTGGTGTATGCCAGTTGTTGGAATGAAGGTACATGGTAATCAACTATTCAAGATTCTGGAAGGAATCACAAATGTCAAGTTTCTTACTCTACATACAGCAACTATGGGG GTTCTGGACTATGCTGATGATATTAAGCTGCCTCTTTTCCGGAATTTGATCCATTTGGAGCTCATTGTTCCCGGTGATTTTTCTTGGAGACGGCTACCAGACTTGCTCTGTAGCGCTCCTAATCTAGGTACTCTGGTAATGTGGAAG GATCTTCCAAATGAAGAAGGTGATTATTACTGTGACTTCAGCTGGGTTGAACCACAAAAGGCGCCAAGTTGTTTATTGTCACACCTTGAAAACTTAACAATTATGCGATTTGATGGAGAAGACCATGAGCTGGAGCTGCTAAAGTATTTTCTGGAAAATGGCAAAGTGTTGAAAAAGGTGCTAATTGGTTGTTGCCATTTAACTCCTGAGCAAAAAACTAACTTCCTCGAGAAGGCAGGACAGTTCCAGAGGGTTTCAAAAACTTGCCAAATTGAACACAGCGATTCGCCAGATGGTTTTGAGATGTTGTGA
- the LOC131312466 gene encoding F-box/LRR-repeat protein At4g14103-like isoform X3 has protein sequence MTSQIQSSSTIETMTSLSKHVNTGDGEDRISSLPDSLLIHILSLIPTKYAVRTSILSLRWKDLWAFVPSLDFNEWLSAKIVPDNDLSFMNFVDRVLLLHKLPSIEKIAVRGHSGIAVSRLREWIRVAIMRHIQAIDIQMFADCPLSLPSELFTCKTLIQLSLGKELEFDTPLSSVWLPNLKDLDVSLDYPGNDITQKLFSNCPMLEDLYIRANMENEKDIVLNVCARALKTLELKLVAFLDFEQLDWGLVLSRNKIIINAPVLEDLIVFDDYLPCYSLENLSSLVSAYINVGHWCMPVVGMKVHGNQLFKILEGITNVKFLTLHTATMGVLDYADDIKLPLFRNLIHLELIVPGDFSWRRLPDLLCSAPNLGTLVMWKDLPNEEGDYYCDFSWVEPQKAPSCLLSHLENLTIMRFDGEDHELELLKYFLENGKVLKKVLIGCCHLTPEQKTNFLEKAGQFQRVSKTCQIEHSDSPDGFEML, from the exons ATGACAAGCCAAATCCAGAGTTCAAG CACCATAGAAACCATGACTTCATTGTCAAAGCATGTCAACACTGGAGATGGAGAAGATAGAATAAGCAGCTTGCCAGATTCACTTCTTATCCACATTCTCTCGTTGATTCCAACCAAATATGCGGTCAGAACCAGCATTCTATCGTTAAGATGGAAGGATTTGTGGGCTTTTGTCCCGAGTCTTGACTTTAATGAATGGTTGAGTGCAAAGATCGTTCCTGATAATGACTTAAGTTTCATGAATTTTGTTGATCGTGTACTTCTCCTCCACAAATTGCCATCTATAGAAAAAATTGCTGTCAGAGGTCATTCAGGAATTGCAGTATCTCGTTTGCGTGAGTGGATAAGAGTTGCCATTATGCGCCACATTCAAGCGATTGATATTCAAATGTTTGCAGATTGCCCTCTTAGCTTGCCCTCGGAACTCTTCACTTGCAAGACACTGATACAGTTAAGCCTTGGAAAAGAACTTGAGTTTGATACGCCCTTAAGCTCTGTTTGGTTGCCAAATCTCAAGGACCTTGATGTTTCACTTGATTATCCGGGCAATGACATAACACAGAAGCTCTTTAGTAACTGCCCCATGCTTGAGGATTTGTACATTAGAGCCAACATGGAGAATGAGAAAGATATTGTTCTTAATGTATGTGCACGTGCTTTGAAGACGTTAGAGTTAAAATTGGTTGCATTTCTGGATTTCGAGCAGTTAGATTGGGGGCTTGTGCTCTCTAGAAACAAGATTATCATTAATGCACCGGTTCTTGAAGACCTGATTGTTTTTGATGACTATTTGCCTTGTTATTCTCTGGAGAACCTATCCTCCTTAGTTTCAGCTTATATAAATGTTGGACACTGGTGTATGCCAGTTGTTGGAATGAAGGTACATGGTAATCAACTATTCAAGATTCTGGAAGGAATCACAAATGTCAAGTTTCTTACTCTACATACAGCAACTATGGGG GTTCTGGACTATGCTGATGATATTAAGCTGCCTCTTTTCCGGAATTTGATCCATTTGGAGCTCATTGTTCCCGGTGATTTTTCTTGGAGACGGCTACCAGACTTGCTCTGTAGCGCTCCTAATCTAGGTACTCTGGTAATGTGGAAG GATCTTCCAAATGAAGAAGGTGATTATTACTGTGACTTCAGCTGGGTTGAACCACAAAAGGCGCCAAGTTGTTTATTGTCACACCTTGAAAACTTAACAATTATGCGATTTGATGGAGAAGACCATGAGCTGGAGCTGCTAAAGTATTTTCTGGAAAATGGCAAAGTGTTGAAAAAGGTGCTAATTGGTTGTTGCCATTTAACTCCTGAGCAAAAAACTAACTTCCTCGAGAAGGCAGGACAGTTCCAGAGGGTTTCAAAAACTTGCCAAATTGAACACAGCGATTCGCCAGATGGTTTTGAGATGTTGTGA
- the LOC131312469 gene encoding protein STRICTOSIDINE SYNTHASE-LIKE 3-like has protein sequence MTPAGILAGLFLLLALYCGLDPLKHSAISDFPDFEAYKVDMPPWSEVPTEKDADNLLQKSEIKFLNQVQGPESMAFDPMGRGPYTGVADGRVLFWNGEGWTDFAYTSPNRSELCDPKPSPLSYLRNEHICGRPLGLRFDKKTGDLYIADAYFGLLKVGPEGGLATSLATEAEGVPLRFTNDLDLDDEGNIYFTDSSTKYQRRNFIQLVLSAEDSGRVLKYNPSTKETTVLVRNLQFPNGVSLSKDGSFFVFCEGSLGRLRKYWLKGEKAGTSEVMAILPGFPDNIRTNEKGEFWVAIHCRRTMYCYLCSLYPTLRKFLLKLPIPSKIQFLLHIGGRLHAVVVKYSPEGKLLQILEDSQGKVVKAVSEVEEKDGKLWMGSVLVPFVAVYQL, from the exons ATGACGCCCGCCGGAATCCTCGCCGGGTTATTTCTCCTCCTGGCTCTCTACTGTGGCCTCGACCCGTTGAAGCACAGCGCCATATCCGACTTCCCCGACTTCGAAGCGTACAAAGTCGACATGCCTCCGTGGTCGGAGGTTCCAACGGAGAAAGACGCCGACAACTTGCTGCAGAAGTCGGAGATTAAGTTTTTGAACCAGGTCCAAGGCCCGGAAAGCATGGCCTTTGACCCCATGGGCCGTGGACCATACACCGGCGTCGCCGACGGCCGGGTTTTGTTCTGGAACGGAGAGGGGTGGACTGATTTCGCGTATACTTCGCCTAATCG GTCAGAGCTATGTGATCCAAAACCATCGCCTTTGAGCTACCTGAGGAATGAGCACATATGTGGCAGGCCTTTGGGACTTCGGTTTGACAAGAAAACGGGTGATTTATATATTGCGGATGCATATTTTGGGCTGCTTAAGGTTGGGCCTGAAGGTGGACTGGCAACATCACTTGCAACTGAGGCAGAAGGGGTGCCACTGAGGTTCACTAATGATCTGGACCTTGATGATGAAGGAAATATTTACTTCACAGACAGCAGCACCAAATATCAAAGGCG GAACTTCATTCAGTTAGTTTTGTCTGCCGAAGATAGTGGGAGAGTTCTGAAGTACAATCCCAGTACCAAAGAAACCACAGTCCTTGTTAGGAATCTCCAATTTCCTAATGGTGTCTCCCTAAGTAAGGATGGGTCGTTCTTTGTATTTTGCGAAGGGTCCCTTGGGAG ATTGCGGAAGTATTGGTTGAAAGGTGAGAAAGCAGGTACCTCAGAAGTTATGGCCATCCTACCTGGATTTCCCGATAACATCCGAACAAATGAAAAAGGCGAATTCTGGGTAGCAATCCACTGTCGCCGCACCATGTATTGTTACCTATGCAGTTTGTACCCGACATTGCGGAAGTTCTTGCTAAAGCTTCCGATCCCATCAAAGATTCAGTTCCTCCTCCACATAGGGGGGCGGCTCCATGCAGTAGTTGTCAAGTACAGCCCTGAAGGAAAGCTGTTACAGATATTGGAAGACAGTCAAGGAAAGGTCGTAAAAGCCGTGAGCGAGGTGGAGGAGAAGGACGGGAAATTGTGGATGGGAAGCGTCTTGGTGCCTTTTGTCGCGGTTTACCAATTATAA